In Oscillospiraceae bacterium, the DNA window GGAAGACTTAAGCAGGTTTACCCTTGAAAAGCATCACACTTCGACTCTTATTATAGTCAATACAAAAGACGCTGCCAAGTCGCTTTACCTGCGTCTTAAAACTCAAACAAAAATTGTTTTACATCTAAGTACAAATATGTGTCCCGCTCATCGTGATAATGTAATTTCTAAGCTTCGCTGCTGCCTATCGCAGAATGAAAATGTAATCTGCGTTTCGACACAGCTCATCGAAGCGGGTGTTGATATTTCATTTGAATGTGTAATACGCGATTTAGCGGGGCTGGACAGTATATACCAGGCAGCAGGACGATGTAATAGACACAACGAGTTTGGAGAAGTGAAAAATGTCTATGTTGTAAATATAACTGGCGAGAATTTAAACAGACTTGAAGATATCAAAGAAGGCGCCGACGCGACCAGAAGGCTTATAAATGAAGGACAATTGGATATAGATCGTTATTATACATATTATTTCTATGAACGTAGAAACCAGATGGATTATCCTACAAAAGGAGGGGGATCAATTTATGATCTACTGACAAACAATAATCAAGGTCGGAATGCGTATAAAACCTATGTGGGTGACAAAAAATCACCACCTGCGCTGACCTGCGCAATAAAGTCGGCTGCAGATGAATTCTATGTTATAGCTCCGGGTCAGACCGAGGTGTTGACCTATTATGGGGACAGTAAAGAATTGCTGGATGAATACCGAACCGAAAACGATTTGAATAAGAAGAAAATATTATTACGCCGTATAGAACGCTATATGGTATCTCTTTACAAATTTCAAACAGACGAGCTTCTTTCTCGCGGTGCGCTTTCGAATGATAATGGTCTGACAATTCTTGCAGACGGTTTTTACGATGAAGAACTGGGTATTGACATTACAGGCAACCACACTTTTTTGAATGTATGAGGTTTATTATAATGGAGGAGAAAAGAAATTCGGTAAGTTTTAAGGTTTATGGTAGATACGCGCTGTTTTCTGACCCGATAACGCGTCCCGGAGGTGAGAAATTCAGCTACCAGACCCCTACATATCAGGCGCTGAAGGGCATTCTCGAGAGTATATACTGGAAGCCGACAATTATTTGGTATATCGACGCGGTTCGTGTTATCAAAAAAATACAGACCGAAAGCAAAGGTATACGCACTATACTAATACAACCTAAAAAAAAGAATGTAAAAAACGACTTATCATATTACACATATTTACGTGATGTTGAATACAGGGTTTTAGCTCATTTTGAATGGAATGAACAAAGAACCGATTTGATTGAAGACAGAGACGAACACAAGCATCATAATATAGCAAAACGCTGTATAG includes these proteins:
- the cas5c gene encoding type I-C CRISPR-associated protein Cas5c, coding for MEEKRNSVSFKVYGRYALFSDPITRPGGEKFSYQTPTYQALKGILESIYWKPTIIWYIDAVRVIKKIQTESKGIRTILIQPKKKNVKNDLSYYTYLRDVEYRVLAHFEWNEQRTDLIEDRDEHKHHNIAKRCIEQGGRRDIFLGTRECQAYVEPCIFKEGAGFYDNYGPLDFGLMFHSFGYPDETGKNELVVRLWKQNMKDGIIEFPNPAKVELSRTVRQYSPKYKFKRFTKGVNFKVEEEGEFE